CGTCAAGGTACGTGTAATGTTTAAATATTACaatatttaatgtattattttttacattaaaaactcaCTTGATTTTTTACGATGGATCATAAGGATGATGCTAACAATAAATCACAACGATACGCTATCTTCGACGAAcatctttattgattttgacttttggatttgattgagatttttggttgtatgtagttttttttttttggatattttactctttttgTAAGACTTGTaggattttttaatttatttacgcATATATTTACTTGACAAAACAACTTTATCTTTCTGTAGGTTTGGAAAtactaaaccaaaaaaatatagcttagtaaaactattttattatatgaacaccattttaaaaattaagttttaaagaacattaaagttgaaattttttatttttcaacctaGACAAATTAGACTTTGGAGACATTTTTGACTTCTATTTATAAGTCCCCTGACTCCCCTCTCATTCTATAGCTATTTGGTGagtaaataaatataatgaaTAGAAATGGTATTTTATGGGAAGGAAagtgtttaatttttaaaacgcaaaaaattaATGGATAGCAAGTATCATCATAAAACTTTATATATAAGTAAAATAGTATCGCCGAGAGccaattttttacaaaattaacagatttatttttatgtgttataTTTCATTTATAACTTTACATGAGTATAAAGTCATATTCTTTTAATAAGTGGATCTATACTGTAACAAACTAGATCCttgattaaaaatcaaatgtaatttAATAGGAATTCATGCTTGACTGAGTTCTTATTAAATTTgtttgcatatatatatatatatatatatatatatatatatatatatatatatatatatatatatatatatatatatatatatatatatatatattataaataacatAAGATCAAAATTAATCGCATGCTATACCTTGcatttttggtaaaaaaaatatatatttaatatactaCTGAATGCatgtttaaaggaaaaatataagttaaattgTACATGTATGTAAATGTGAATTTGAAAGGTggatgaaagataaagaatgtaATACTATAAGGAAGATGGAGGAAAAGATGATCGAGTTATTTtgagaaaaatgagaaaaacattTCCCCTTCATTTTCATAACCCATAAGATGATATTTATCTAAAATGAGGGGTCTAATATTTCAACTTTTTCTTCCCATCACCTATTCACCTTACAACTATTTCTTACATTTAACGAGAACAAATTTTTTAGTTTCTAGtccaaaaatattaactttttagtttTACTTTTATCTTCCCTAAGACCACAAGTATTTACTTCTAATATAAGGATAATCTTGCGCTCACAATCTATCTCTTAACATTAAACCCAACACACTTTACCTCAAAGATTCTTAAAAGTTTTCAAGCTAATCTAACAACATCATCATTTAATATCATAAGAAACATAACCATTTTTATCGTCATTATCATCTGACATCaattaaataaagtaataaactttaTCCTCACATAATAtgacaaaaatacaaaataaatcaaaaccctaaaaatccttTCAATTAAAATCATTGATAAATATAAtcccaaaaattaaaataaaaaatatttgtcccATCTTGATACTTCAAAACTACaaacaaaatcataattaaaaaaccaaaaaaaaaaaaaaaaaaaagaaaaaaagaacatCAACAAGACTGCCCTATCTTGGTCCCTCAAAACTGCAAAcaaagccaaaaaaaatatgaaaaaaaaagagaaaagaaggcAAAGAATGAAACCCAACACACTTGTCATTTTGTTTATGCAAATCATGCACTTTaattaagaatatatatttcaattgtcaAATAAGCCATCATCACTCAATAATATTATTTCATTTGACAGGGATAGATGGTGACATTTGaaattattcaatatttttattagattatataatatGATTAAtcatatgatgatatgatttaGTGAAAAATGCCACTCTTAACAAAACATTGCATTATTATATGGAGGTATACATGTTATACACCTATACACGGTTTCGAGCAGACGAGAGTTCAAACTTTCAGAGAGATGACTCGAATGCTCTTTCTTAACACTCTTCACCAGAAGCAAAACAAAGTGCTTCATCTAAAGACATAATCtgggaagaaggaaaagaacAACAAATCAGATTAAGTCGTGCTTAATGTGAATGCAGCATTCTACAGGATGTTCAGACGAGAGTGAGGGAGGGGTGGAATCTTGCGCAAAATTGGACGGATAGCTGTTTATTCAGAAGTTTTCGATTTCAGAGCTTCGATTACAGCAGAGAAGTCGTGGTCACTAAGTCCACGAGATTTGGCAACCTTGTAAATCTCATTTGCGGCAGCTGCAAGTGGTATTGACTGAGAAACAGACTCTGCTAATCCAAGTGCAAGTCTTAAATCCTGCATTAGGTGTTGATTTTCAGGTTGGATATTGGCAAAGGAAGCTAATCGGTGAGCTTCTCGTGAATCTTAACGGGTAGTGATATGTTAACTGACCTTCTGTTGATGCTTCAACGGGAATGCTGTAGGATATTGGGATTGTATCATGGATGGCCCTTTGAGTTTATACATTGGTGTACTGATTGCACCTTGTGATATTACCTGTAATTAAGAAAAGTTTATAGCACAGAATATCAAGCAAGATTAACTAAAAATGGCCAACTATCTAATAGATATTAGACtaaagcatagtgcaaaaatatggttttgatcACGGTCGCGGTAACTGTCGCAACGAATTTCACGATCAATACGAATGATTTCATGGACAATGCGGCTTATATTTCGGTCGCGgtaaactcaaaaacctttacaatgatACGGTGATGCAGCTtattttttgcactatgctcgGATGTGCCAAGTGAAAAGATTGCAACGCTTTGCTTTTTTGGTTAATCATCATCCCTTAGTTAGAAGTTAGGACAACTACGTAAAATTGTGCCTTGTTAATTGTTGGCTATTTATACTTTTGTCTATAATTTTTGTAAACTTAAGAAGTCTACACTTGGCTTCCTGTACTGCGATAGTTTTAGATTTTCGCTAGGTGCTAGTTCTTTTACGATGAAAACGTTCTAAAAATTGAAAGTGAGAGAAagtaaattttcattttgtcatactgataaatgtcaaaaaaaaaacataatcatgcAAGAAAACAAAGGGGGGAAATGCAAATACATAAAAGGAATCCAAAGCTTATGTTAAGATAAGTACATACATATGCAGCGTTGCCGGCTCGCTGTTAACAATCTAAACTTCCGAAGAATGGATCATAAACTATATTGTTAATAAGCAAATGCTATTCATCATGTAATACGAGAACATTTCTTAGCATGGAATTGCATTCATAGTAGAGCAATGACCACAATTGGACTCAAAAGAAATACTCGAGTTTGCTACCGAGGGGTTTGTACATAAACCAAGGAAAAGAGAGAAAGTGGATATTTTAGTGCGGTATTGTAGGTGGGGTCATGTCCTTTAGTGGAGTAATTATAGGTTTTAATCTaagagagaaataaattataggtTTTAGTGGGGTATTGTAGCCGTAGGTGGGGTCAAGTCCAAAAGAGAAGTAATGTAGCAAATCATGTAAAACAGACTAAAATAGTATATGTAGCAAAATCAAGGAAACAACAGAAATCAATATCACAAACTCTCATTTAAGAGGGTCTCACTATGAGACATAAGTTGTTTGAAAGAGTCACTTTGAACCTGTCTTACAGTGAGActatctcatacaagaatttctctataaatattaaatattacctCAACAAGCACACTTGGATCCAGCCCAACTTTATCACTAAGCAGCAGTCCTTCAGAAAATGATGCCATCATACTGCAAATGGCAAAAGCCATGAATGAAATATTCATTAGTTTTACAATTTGGCTGTTAAAGTGATACCACCtgtgttgaattttgaaaagcaCAGTACCTTCCCATGACCATGTTGACAACAAGTTTCATAGCAGCCCCCTTACCAACATCTCCAAGATAGAATCTCGACTGAAATAATACATCAAGTTGATTGTGAAGGCGTATATAGCTAACAAGGAGAGATTATTTTATAGCTCTATTGTACCTTTCCCATGATGTCTAATAGGGGAGCAACCTTATTGTATAGGGACTGGTCACCTGTGAAATTGCAATTTCAAGCAATAATCAAACAGGAAATACTTGATAGAATGATGTTAGGTTAATGGGTGACTTAAGTTACCAAGAAAATTAGGATTTATTCAAGCTAATTAATTAAGTTTAGTAGTCTGGAAGAGAGGGACCCAAGTACGCTCTTAGGATTGGTCATGGAGGAATAATCATTAGATGACGTACACCTTGGGGAGCAAGGCATCAATCATCCTAGGACAAATGCAGTAAGATACTGGAAGCTTTAGGGACACGTTGGGAGCCAAGAAAACCTCGGTACCTGGTGTTCTGGAGCTGCTCAAACGCGCTCAACagatgctcgaacgagcagaaTGGGTTTGCAGCGTTCTGTTTGTTCTGGCAGATTTTTTATGCGCTTTGGTTCATGCCCTATCAGTCTCTATATATGCTACATGCCTAagtctttgtttgttatgcCGAAATCTCATTAAATTTCCTCTCTTCCCTAAAATCACATCTCCATTGTAATTCCTATCAGGATTGAAACTTTGTCCTTTATAGGCATTATTAATACAACTCTAGTTAAGTGTGAAtgtagcctaagttgggtgagCCACGTAATCCTTGTGTATTTGTTGTTCATACTTTGTTATTAATCATCCATTTGCATTTGTTTAGTTCATTAATTGCACCTTTAAACTCCCTTCTTTCTCAATTATCCTATCTTGTACTGACGCTGCCGCATTGGTTTAGCACCGAATGTTTCAGATGATGATGTAATAAAGTCAAGGGTATACTATTACCTACATGTATAGGTAGAGTATTTACTAAGTAGAATAATACAATAATCTGAATATGGAAAAGTCACTGAAAATGTAGATAGTAAGTTGGTTACACTCACCTGCCGTAAGAAATATCAATTGCCCATCCTCTGCTGGCTTCTTGGAGCCAGAAACTGGAGCCTATTAAAATTGTATAATCATGAGAAAAAATCCGCATTCTTTTCTTATTAATATTTCGTGAATgcaaaataataacattttttcCCTTAAAGAATCAAAATCATCAATCTTTGATGAGCCTTGACATAATTCAACGAAAAAAGAGTAATACCTCCAAAAATGAGGCTCCAGTCCTTGTAATCCGCTCATTTATAAGTTTAGATGTCTCGGCATCAACTGTTGAAACATCTACATACCTTCAAATTTCAATCCAATAAAAGTTTGGCAGTAATCAGCATGTGTTGTCATGGCACACAAAGAGAGTTTCCTTAATAGTATTAAACATTACTTTTtcctttgaaaaaaataaaaact
The sequence above is drawn from the Amaranthus tricolor cultivar Red isolate AtriRed21 chromosome 5, ASM2621246v1, whole genome shotgun sequence genome and encodes:
- the LOC130813237 gene encoding glyoxylate/succinic semialdehyde reductase 2, chloroplastic, with the protein product MANCHNCLISKTPAICSSFTLSMAINYTSASSFCPQIPNPIQFRPKPILHFFSKPLISFSSRHFSSRIVNASVKDEFSERVGFLGIGIMGSPMAQNLIKAGCHVTVWNRTKSKCDPLISLGAVYKPSPEEVAASCDVTFAMLADPESAVHVACGEHGAANGMGPGKGYVDVSTVDAETSKLINERITRTGASFLEAPVSGSKKPAEDGQLIFLTAGDQSLYNKVAPLLDIMGKSRFYLGDVGKGAAMKLVVNMVMGSMMASFSEGLLLSDKVGLDPSVLVEVISQGAISTPMYKLKGPSMIQSQYPTAFPLKHQQKDLRLALGLAESVSQSIPLAAAANEIYKVAKSRGLSDHDFSAVIEALKSKTSE